A genome region from Bacteroides stercoris ATCC 43183 includes the following:
- a CDS encoding patatin-like phospholipase family protein, producing the protein MKRFFLFLSVCLLLLPFVQAQKVGLVLSGGGAKGMTHIGIIRALEENNIPIDYITGTSMGAIIGSLYAMGYSPDDMEALLRSEDFKRWYSGQVEPEYGYYFKQNRPTPEFFNIRFSFKDSLHIKPQILPTSMVNPIQMNLVFVELFARATAACSGDFNRLFVPFRCIASDVYNKKPLIMRRGDLGDAVRASMSFPFVFKPIEIDSVLAYDGGIYNNFPTDIMREDFKPEVIIGSVVAANPGKPKENDLMSQLENMIMQKTDYTLPDSLGIIMTFKYDDVSLLDFDRLQELHDIGYNRTISLMDSIKGRIHRRVSAENVRLRRLVYRSNLPQFRFRDIYIEGANPQQQAYIKKEFHDEDHEVFTYEDLKRGYFRLLSDNMISEIIPHAVYDSENDLYSLHLKVKMEDNFSVRMGGSVSTTSSNQIYLGLGYQDLNYYSKEITLDGQIGKVYNNAQLMAKIDLPTRIPTSYRLIASLSTFDYYKKDKLFSKNDKPSFNSKDERFVKLMVALPFLANKRAEISIGYGKLQDNYFQSSVINFDKDRSDRSTYNLLGGAIGFYGSTLNARQYATKGYFEKLVAQVFSGKEKFVPGNPTETSVTTKERQSWLQISYMKYAYHTMSPKFTLGWMAEMLYSSKNFSENYTATMLQAADFSPTPHSKLMYNEAFRANQFLAAGIKPIFVFNDMFQFRSEFYGFVPIFPIKKNALNKAYYGKAFSRFEYIGEISVICQLPFGAISAYVNHYSSPKKEWNVGLTLGWQLFNYRFIE; encoded by the coding sequence ATGAAAAGATTTTTTTTGTTTTTGTCAGTCTGTTTATTGCTTCTGCCGTTTGTGCAAGCTCAGAAAGTAGGACTTGTTTTGAGTGGCGGAGGTGCGAAAGGCATGACCCATATCGGTATCATTCGCGCTTTGGAGGAAAACAATATTCCTATCGACTACATTACGGGTACTTCTATGGGAGCTATCATAGGTTCACTCTATGCTATGGGATACTCTCCCGATGATATGGAGGCTTTATTGCGTTCCGAAGACTTCAAACGCTGGTATTCAGGACAGGTAGAACCCGAATACGGGTATTATTTTAAACAGAACCGGCCGACCCCGGAGTTTTTCAATATCCGTTTCTCCTTTAAGGACTCGCTGCATATCAAGCCTCAGATACTGCCTACAAGCATGGTAAATCCCATTCAGATGAATCTGGTCTTTGTGGAGCTATTTGCACGGGCTACGGCTGCATGCAGCGGCGATTTTAACCGCCTGTTTGTGCCTTTCCGGTGTATTGCCTCCGATGTATATAACAAGAAACCGTTGATTATGCGTAGAGGAGATTTGGGAGATGCGGTACGCGCTTCCATGAGTTTTCCGTTTGTTTTCAAACCGATAGAGATTGATAGCGTTTTAGCTTATGACGGTGGAATTTATAATAATTTCCCCACAGATATTATGCGTGAGGACTTTAAACCGGAAGTCATCATAGGTAGCGTGGTAGCCGCCAACCCCGGTAAGCCGAAAGAGAATGATTTGATGAGCCAGCTTGAAAATATGATTATGCAGAAGACGGATTATACTCTTCCGGATTCTTTAGGCATTATTATGACATTCAAGTATGACGATGTAAGCCTTTTGGACTTTGACCGTTTGCAGGAGTTGCACGATATCGGCTATAACCGGACTATCAGTTTAATGGATTCTATAAAAGGCCGTATTCATCGGAGGGTAAGTGCGGAAAATGTTCGTTTAAGGCGGTTGGTCTACCGCAGTAATTTGCCTCAATTCCGCTTTAGGGACATCTATATAGAGGGCGCCAATCCACAACAGCAGGCGTATATCAAAAAAGAATTTCATGACGAAGACCATGAGGTGTTTACATATGAAGATTTGAAACGTGGATATTTCCGTTTGCTGTCTGATAATATGATATCGGAGATTATACCTCATGCTGTATATGACTCTGAAAACGATTTGTATTCGCTGCATCTGAAAGTGAAAATGGAAGATAATTTTTCTGTAAGGATGGGTGGAAGTGTATCGACAACCAGCTCTAATCAGATTTATTTGGGGTTGGGTTATCAGGACTTGAATTATTATTCCAAAGAAATAACCCTTGACGGCCAGATTGGCAAGGTATATAATAATGCGCAGCTTATGGCCAAGATAGACCTTCCTACCCGTATTCCAACCTCCTACCGCCTTATTGCTTCTTTAAGTACGTTCGATTATTATAAAAAGGACAAACTCTTTTCTAAGAATGATAAGCCCTCTTTTAACTCTAAAGATGAACGTTTTGTCAAGTTGATGGTAGCCTTGCCTTTTTTGGCCAATAAACGGGCGGAAATAAGCATCGGATATGGGAAACTTCAAGACAATTACTTTCAGTCCAGCGTGATTAATTTTGACAAGGACCGTTCGGATAGGAGTACCTACAACCTTTTGGGAGGGGCTATCGGCTTTTATGGGAGTACGCTGAATGCACGACAGTATGCCACTAAAGGGTATTTTGAAAAACTGGTGGCACAGGTCTTTAGCGGAAAGGAGAAATTTGTACCGGGAAATCCGACGGAAACGAGTGTTACGACTAAAGAAAGGCAATCTTGGCTGCAAATTTCTTATATGAAATATGCCTATCATACTATGAGTCCCAAATTTACTTTGGGATGGATGGCAGAGATGCTGTATTCATCGAAGAACTTTTCGGAGAATTATACGGCAACCATGTTGCAGGCGGCAGATTTTTCTCCTACTCCTCATAGTAAGCTGATGTATAATGAAGCATTCCGGGCCAACCAATTCTTGGCAGCGGGTATCAAGCCTATTTTTGTTTTCAATGATATGTTCCAATTCCGTTCTGAATTTTATGGTTTCGTACCGATATTTCCTATTAAAAAGAATGCATTGAACAAAGCTTATTATGGAAAAGCGTTTTCGCGCTTTGAATATATAGGAGAAATTTCTGTAATATGCCAATTGCCCTTTGGAGCAATATCTGCATATGTAAATCATTATAGCTCACCGAAAAAGGAGTGGAATGTGGGGTTGACACTCGGCTGGCAGCTGTTTAATTATCGGTTCATCGAGTAA
- the htpG gene encoding molecular chaperone HtpG: MQKGNIGVTTENIFPVIKKFLYSDHEIFLRELVSNAVDATQKLKTLASIGEFKGELGDLTVHVSLGKDTITVSDRGIGLTAEEIDKYINQIAFSGANDFLEKYKNDANAIIGHFGLGFYSAFMVAKKVEIITKSYQDGAKAVKWTCDGSPEFTIEDTDKAERGTDIVLYIDDDCKEFLEEARISSLLKKYCSFLPVPVAFGKKKEWKDGKQVETSEDNIINNANPLWTLKPSELKDEDYKKFYRDLYPMSDEPLFWIHLNVDYPFHLTGILYFPKVKSNIELNKNKIQLYCNQVYVTDSVEGIVPDFLTLLHGVLDSPDIPLNVSRSYLQSDSNVKKISTYITKKVSDRLQSIFKNDRKQFEEKWNDLKIFINYGMLTQEDFYDRAKDFAFLSDTDDKYYTFEEYKTLIKDSQTDKDGNLIYLYANNKDEQYSYIEAAKNKGYNVLLMGGQLDVAMVSMLEQKFEKVRFTRVDSDVVDNLIVKEDKAKDALEADKQEVLSVIFKSQLPQIEKTEFNVMAQALGENASPVMITQSEYMRRMKEMANIQAGMSFYGEMPDMFNLVLNADHKLVKEILADEDKECAAAVAPIQKEMDDVNTRRNELKKKQEGKKDEDIPTAEKDEVNDLDKKWEDLKNRKNGLFADYAAQNKVVRQLIDLALLQNGMLKGEALNNFVKRSIDLIK, translated from the coding sequence AAACTTAAAACACTGGCTTCTATCGGTGAGTTTAAGGGTGAACTCGGTGATTTGACCGTGCATGTGTCCTTAGGCAAGGATACGATTACCGTATCCGATCGTGGTATCGGCCTGACGGCAGAAGAAATAGATAAATACATCAATCAGATTGCATTCTCGGGAGCCAACGACTTCCTGGAGAAATATAAGAATGATGCCAATGCCATTATCGGTCATTTCGGACTTGGCTTTTACTCGGCTTTTATGGTTGCCAAGAAGGTCGAAATCATCACCAAATCCTATCAGGATGGTGCTAAAGCCGTGAAATGGACTTGCGACGGTAGTCCGGAGTTTACCATCGAAGATACGGACAAGGCAGAACGCGGAACGGATATCGTTCTTTATATAGACGACGATTGCAAGGAATTCCTTGAAGAAGCGCGCATCTCTTCTCTTTTGAAGAAGTATTGCAGCTTCCTTCCTGTTCCCGTTGCATTCGGCAAGAAAAAAGAATGGAAAGACGGCAAGCAGGTTGAAACATCCGAAGATAACATCATCAACAACGCTAATCCATTGTGGACGCTGAAGCCCAGCGAATTAAAAGACGAGGATTACAAGAAGTTCTATCGCGACCTCTATCCGATGTCCGATGAACCCTTGTTCTGGATACATCTGAACGTGGATTATCCGTTCCATCTTACTGGTATTCTGTACTTCCCGAAGGTAAAGAGCAATATAGAGTTGAACAAGAACAAAATCCAGCTTTATTGCAATCAGGTCTATGTAACGGACTCTGTAGAGGGTATTGTTCCAGACTTTCTGACATTGCTGCACGGTGTACTCGATTCGCCGGATATTCCGCTGAACGTATCCCGTTCCTATTTGCAAAGTGACTCCAATGTGAAGAAAATCTCTACATATATTACGAAGAAAGTATCCGACCGCTTGCAATCCATATTCAAGAACGACCGTAAGCAATTTGAAGAGAAGTGGAACGATTTGAAAATCTTCATCAACTACGGAATGCTCACACAAGAGGATTTCTATGATAGGGCAAAGGATTTCGCCTTTCTCTCCGATACGGATGACAAGTATTATACCTTCGAAGAGTATAAGACCTTGATAAAGGATAGCCAGACGGATAAGGATGGTAATCTGATTTATCTGTATGCCAACAACAAAGACGAGCAATACAGCTATATCGAGGCTGCCAAGAATAAGGGATATAATGTGCTGTTGATGGGCGGCCAGCTTGATGTTGCCATGGTAAGCATGCTGGAGCAAAAGTTTGAGAAAGTGCGTTTCACCCGTGTAGACAGTGATGTCGTTGACAATCTGATAGTGAAGGAAGACAAGGCGAAAGATGCCTTGGAAGCCGATAAACAGGAGGTTCTCTCTGTTATCTTCAAGAGCCAGTTGCCGCAGATAGAAAAAACAGAGTTCAATGTAATGGCTCAAGCCTTGGGTGAAAATGCTTCACCGGTCATGATTACTCAAAGCGAGTACATGCGTCGTATGAAAGAAATGGCTAATATCCAGGCAGGAATGAGTTTCTATGGCGAAATGCCGGACATGTTCAACCTGGTATTGAATGCCGACCATAAACTGGTAAAGGAGATTCTGGCTGATGAAGACAAGGAATGTGCGGCTGCCGTTGCTCCGATTCAAAAAGAAATGGACGATGTAAATACTCGTCGTAATGAATTGAAAAAGAAGCAGGAGGGCAAGAAAGACGAGGACATTCCTACAGCCGAAAAGGATGAGGTAAATGATTTGGATAAGAAGTGGGAAGATTTGAAAAACCGGAAAAATGGATTGTTTGCCGACTATGCCGCTCAGAATAAGGTTGTCCGTCAACTTATTGATTTGGCATTGCTTCAAAATGGCATGTTGAAAGGTGAAGCTTTGAATAATTTTGTAAAGAGAAGCATCGATTTGATTAAATAA